One genomic segment of Vulgatibacter sp. includes these proteins:
- the secA gene encoding preprotein translocase subunit SecA: MFDSIVKKFIGTKNQRELNKLKPLVARVNELEPRMKALKDEDFATQTAAWKQEVANGRALDDLLPEAFAACREAAFRVLGQRHFDVQLIGGMVLHSGRIAEMRTGEGKTLTATLPSYLNALENRGVHVVTVNDYLARRDSEWMGRVHHFLGLQVGCVLHGLTDAQRQAAYGSDITYGQNNEFGFDYLRDNMKFRLSQYVQRELNFAIVDEVDSILIDEARTPLIISGPSDEATDLYGKIDRVIPGLVRDTDYTIDEKARSVMLTDDGIEKLESRLAIPNLYDPSEIETLHHIEQALRAHTLYRRDKDYVVKDGEVQIVDEFTGRLMPGRRWSDGLHQAIEAKEGVKIEAENQTLATISFQNYFRMYTKLSGMTGTADTEAPEFASTYNLDVVVIPTNRPILRKDEEDVVYKTEREKFNAVAEYIGELNTKGQPVLVGTVSIAKSEALSTLLKKRGVPHEVLNAKQHEREANIVAQAGSRGAVTIATNMAGRGTDIILGGNAEARAMQELGPAPILLVNEDGTPGETPEEFAARQAAYDARKIELTKKYEEEVARERDEVKQAGGLFILGTERHESRRIDNQLRGRAGRQGDPGGSRFFLSLEDDLMRIFASDRISRIMETLGMKEGEQIEHKWLTRSIESAQKRVEGHHFDARKNLLEYDNVMNQQRKTIYRMRREVLACGADRPLVEFDEDPKTKKKTRIEKVFSWEDQQERVLDFFEEVILNLAGTHLPEKGDQDYEGMREGVREQFGIDFEIAPGTPRAEIEEKLFEAVEQTWKQKEEHLGMDTDGVPVLRKFEQWLSLQAIDTLWKDHLLQMDHLRQGIGLRGYGQKDPKAEYKKEGFNYFQQMIYRIKEQVTRELFRIQVVSKEERERQEAAARAAADLERKIAEQRKRQRMVESHADVATANAGSGTQPTPSQAQAASAAASAPQPQTPVTREGPKVGRNDPCPCGSGKKFKKCHGASEEAGA, encoded by the coding sequence ATGTTCGACTCCATCGTCAAGAAGTTCATCGGGACCAAGAACCAGCGCGAGCTGAACAAGCTCAAGCCGCTGGTGGCCCGCGTCAACGAGCTCGAGCCACGGATGAAGGCCCTCAAGGACGAGGACTTCGCCACGCAGACCGCCGCGTGGAAGCAGGAGGTGGCCAACGGCCGCGCCCTCGACGACCTCCTCCCGGAGGCCTTCGCCGCCTGCCGCGAGGCGGCGTTCCGCGTCCTCGGCCAGCGCCACTTCGACGTGCAGCTCATCGGCGGCATGGTCCTCCACTCCGGCCGCATCGCCGAGATGCGCACCGGTGAAGGCAAGACCCTCACCGCGACGCTCCCCTCCTACCTGAACGCGCTCGAGAACCGCGGCGTCCACGTCGTCACCGTGAACGACTACCTGGCCCGCCGCGACTCGGAGTGGATGGGCCGCGTCCACCACTTCCTCGGCCTGCAGGTCGGCTGCGTGCTCCACGGTCTCACCGACGCCCAGCGCCAGGCCGCCTACGGCTCGGACATCACCTACGGCCAGAACAACGAGTTCGGCTTCGATTACCTCCGCGACAACATGAAGTTCCGGCTCTCGCAGTACGTGCAGCGCGAGCTCAACTTCGCCATCGTCGACGAGGTGGACTCGATCCTCATCGACGAGGCCCGCACCCCGCTGATCATCTCCGGTCCCTCCGACGAGGCCACCGACCTCTACGGCAAGATCGACCGGGTGATCCCGGGCCTGGTCCGCGACACCGACTACACCATCGACGAGAAGGCCCGGTCGGTGATGCTCACCGACGACGGCATCGAGAAGCTCGAGAGCCGCCTCGCCATCCCGAACCTCTACGATCCCTCCGAGATCGAGACCCTCCACCACATCGAGCAGGCCCTGCGCGCCCACACGCTCTACCGGCGCGACAAGGACTACGTGGTGAAGGACGGCGAGGTGCAGATCGTCGACGAGTTCACCGGCCGCCTGATGCCGGGCCGCCGCTGGTCCGACGGCCTCCACCAGGCGATCGAGGCCAAGGAAGGTGTGAAGATCGAGGCCGAGAACCAGACCCTCGCCACGATCTCCTTCCAGAACTACTTCCGCATGTACACGAAGCTGTCCGGCATGACCGGTACGGCAGATACGGAAGCGCCCGAGTTCGCCTCGACCTACAACCTCGACGTGGTGGTGATCCCCACCAACCGGCCGATCCTCCGCAAGGACGAGGAGGACGTGGTCTACAAGACCGAGCGCGAGAAGTTCAACGCGGTGGCCGAATACATCGGCGAGCTGAACACGAAGGGCCAGCCGGTCCTCGTCGGCACCGTCTCCATCGCCAAGAGCGAGGCGCTCTCCACGCTGCTGAAGAAGCGCGGCGTGCCCCACGAGGTCCTCAACGCCAAGCAGCACGAGCGCGAGGCGAACATCGTCGCGCAGGCGGGCTCGCGGGGCGCGGTCACCATCGCCACCAACATGGCGGGCCGCGGTACCGACATCATCCTCGGCGGCAACGCCGAGGCCCGCGCGATGCAGGAACTCGGCCCCGCGCCGATCCTCCTGGTCAACGAGGACGGCACCCCCGGCGAGACCCCCGAGGAATTCGCCGCCCGGCAGGCTGCCTACGACGCGCGCAAGATCGAGCTCACGAAGAAGTACGAGGAGGAGGTCGCCCGGGAGCGCGACGAGGTGAAGCAGGCCGGTGGTCTCTTCATCCTCGGCACCGAGCGCCACGAGAGCCGCCGCATCGACAACCAGCTCCGTGGCCGCGCCGGCCGCCAGGGCGATCCCGGCGGCAGCCGCTTCTTCCTCTCGCTCGAAGACGATCTGATGCGGATCTTCGCCAGCGATCGCATCTCGCGGATCATGGAAACCCTCGGCATGAAGGAGGGCGAACAGATCGAGCACAAGTGGCTCACGCGGTCGATCGAGAGCGCGCAGAAGCGGGTCGAAGGCCACCACTTCGACGCCCGCAAGAACCTGCTCGAGTACGACAACGTGATGAACCAGCAGCGCAAGACGATCTACCGGATGCGCCGGGAGGTCCTCGCCTGCGGTGCCGATCGTCCGCTCGTGGAGTTCGACGAGGATCCGAAGACCAAGAAGAAGACCCGCATCGAGAAGGTCTTCTCCTGGGAGGATCAGCAGGAGCGCGTCCTCGACTTCTTCGAGGAGGTGATCCTCAACCTCGCCGGCACCCACCTCCCGGAGAAGGGTGACCAGGACTACGAGGGGATGAGGGAAGGGGTGCGCGAGCAGTTCGGCATCGACTTCGAGATCGCCCCCGGCACCCCGCGCGCCGAGATCGAGGAGAAGCTCTTCGAGGCGGTGGAGCAGACCTGGAAGCAGAAGGAAGAGCACCTCGGGATGGACACCGACGGTGTCCCGGTCCTCCGGAAGTTCGAGCAGTGGCTCTCGCTCCAGGCGATCGACACCCTCTGGAAGGACCACCTCCTCCAGATGGATCACCTGCGCCAGGGCATCGGCCTTCGCGGCTACGGCCAGAAGGATCCGAAGGCCGAGTACAAGAAGGAAGGCTTCAACTACTTCCAGCAGATGATCTACCGGATCAAGGAGCAGGTCACCCGTGAGCTCTTCCGGATCCAGGTGGTGAGCAAGGAGGAGCGCGAGCGCCAGGAGGCTGCAGCCCGCGCCGCCGCCGACCTCGAACGGAAGATCGCCGAGCAGCGCAAGCGCCAGCGGATGGTGGAGAGCCACGCCGACGTAGCCACCGCCAACGCCGGCAGCGGCACCCAGCCCACGCCGAGCCAGGCGCAGGCCGCTTCCGCAGCCGCCTCGGCGCCGCAGCCCCAGACGCCGGTGACGCGCGAGGGCCCCAAGGTCGGTCGCAACGACCCCTGCCCCTGCGGCTCGGGCAAGAAGTTCAAGAAGTGCCACGGCGCCAGCGAGGAAGCCGGCGCCTGA
- a CDS encoding WD40/YVTN/BNR-like repeat-containing protein, protein MKRNLLLPLLCWAAAACGSEAAPPGSQRPDPEPQACTADADCEGAAICSAGSCVVKPAPAAWEAPTGPGSFGFAIAMAVSGERIAVSGYTHVLVSQDGGATWTPSAALPSLRQDQVVIAGNTLFVRNAGGVVFSSRNWGESWTTEPILASTIQARGSEVWILYQGEQGPAVRYSPDAIAWEELDVQLTSLVPGEETISGVDVHGATLLSSDGGRSWEELVPPVRIGRQPLLEWRGSLFGFSEESTGNQILPNAWVSHDGGASWDDGTFLQVPALSKSWLGMAPEGLFFLNSGGGATRLRNPDGSWDLFDPGLRNGFVTRAASIGPDGVFRTTDSGVLERWNEASGAFEVHAQGPVRGSAWSMVSDGASTWAIVDGTMIQRSDDGGRTWEVCPKPVENPGEKIGYDGLGTLELHEGQLWIGTAHFGMWRSGDGCRSWTPLASGMPHYNGTAGNQPRNVVGLHADDTGLWYCTGGLERVEGSEGANESTSVGILHSVDGGATWRAARQGLPTAGANLMEQLYEPCNGVFAAGGTLFTSVRSGLFRSVGANGIWEGPLGSPRIELQQGSFPATLRAVVEHGDRLVALFEMGGIAPGLYASADGGATWEPLAGAPAPLLETPPAEPGSDGPPWRPSVAASLIEVGDELLVLLDRPGAVAADEGIWASADGGATWAQRSAETSEFEADLYELIATDGEFLVASYQAGVWRLPLQP, encoded by the coding sequence GTGAAGCGCAATCTCCTGCTCCCCCTGCTCTGCTGGGCAGCCGCCGCCTGTGGCAGCGAAGCCGCTCCCCCCGGCAGCCAGCGACCGGATCCCGAGCCGCAGGCCTGCACCGCCGACGCCGATTGCGAAGGCGCGGCGATCTGCAGCGCCGGCAGCTGCGTCGTGAAGCCCGCCCCTGCTGCGTGGGAGGCGCCCACCGGCCCCGGCAGCTTCGGCTTCGCCATCGCGATGGCGGTGAGCGGCGAGCGCATCGCCGTCTCCGGCTACACCCACGTCCTCGTCTCGCAGGACGGCGGCGCCACCTGGACCCCGTCGGCGGCGCTGCCCTCGCTGCGCCAGGACCAGGTGGTGATCGCCGGCAACACCCTCTTCGTCCGCAACGCCGGTGGCGTCGTCTTCTCGTCGCGGAATTGGGGGGAGAGCTGGACCACCGAGCCGATCCTCGCCTCGACGATCCAGGCCCGTGGCAGCGAGGTCTGGATCCTCTACCAGGGCGAGCAGGGCCCAGCGGTCCGCTACAGCCCCGACGCGATCGCCTGGGAGGAGCTCGACGTCCAGCTGACCTCGCTGGTCCCTGGCGAGGAGACCATCTCCGGCGTCGACGTCCACGGCGCCACCCTCCTCTCCAGCGACGGCGGCAGGAGCTGGGAGGAGCTCGTGCCGCCGGTGCGAATCGGCCGGCAGCCGCTCCTCGAGTGGCGGGGCTCGCTCTTCGGCTTCAGCGAGGAGAGCACCGGCAACCAGATCCTTCCCAACGCCTGGGTGAGCCACGACGGCGGCGCCAGCTGGGACGACGGCACCTTCCTCCAGGTCCCCGCCCTCTCGAAGTCCTGGCTGGGGATGGCGCCGGAGGGGCTCTTCTTCCTCAACTCCGGCGGCGGCGCCACCAGGCTCCGCAACCCCGACGGCTCGTGGGATCTCTTCGACCCGGGGTTGCGCAACGGCTTCGTCACCAGGGCCGCCTCGATCGGCCCCGACGGCGTCTTCCGCACCACCGACAGCGGCGTGCTCGAGCGCTGGAACGAGGCGAGCGGCGCCTTCGAGGTGCACGCGCAGGGGCCGGTGCGCGGGAGCGCGTGGTCGATGGTGAGCGACGGCGCGAGCACCTGGGCGATCGTCGACGGCACCATGATCCAGCGCAGCGACGACGGCGGACGCACCTGGGAGGTCTGCCCGAAGCCCGTCGAGAACCCCGGCGAGAAGATCGGCTACGACGGCCTCGGCACCCTCGAACTCCACGAGGGGCAGCTCTGGATCGGCACCGCCCACTTCGGCATGTGGCGCTCCGGCGACGGCTGCAGGAGCTGGACGCCGCTGGCCTCCGGCATGCCGCACTACAACGGCACCGCCGGCAACCAGCCCCGCAACGTGGTCGGGCTCCATGCCGACGATACCGGCCTCTGGTATTGCACCGGCGGCCTCGAGCGGGTCGAGGGATCCGAGGGGGCCAACGAATCGACCAGCGTCGGGATCCTCCACTCCGTCGACGGCGGGGCGACCTGGCGTGCCGCGCGGCAGGGGCTGCCCACGGCCGGCGCGAACCTGATGGAGCAGCTCTACGAGCCGTGCAACGGCGTCTTCGCCGCAGGCGGCACCCTCTTCACCTCGGTGCGCTCGGGCCTCTTCCGCTCGGTGGGCGCCAACGGGATCTGGGAGGGCCCGCTCGGTTCGCCGCGGATCGAGCTGCAGCAGGGCAGCTTCCCGGCGACGCTGCGGGCGGTGGTGGAGCACGGCGATCGGCTGGTGGCGCTCTTCGAGATGGGCGGGATCGCGCCGGGACTCTACGCCTCCGCGGACGGCGGCGCTACCTGGGAGCCGCTGGCCGGTGCGCCGGCGCCGCTCCTCGAGACGCCTCCCGCGGAGCCTGGGAGCGACGGCCCGCCGTGGAGGCCGTCGGTGGCCGCCTCGCTGATCGAGGTGGGCGACGAGCTGCTCGTCCTCCTCGACCGACCGGGCGCCGTCGCAGCGGACGAGGGGATCTGGGCCTCCGCCGACGGCGGCGCCACCTGGGCGCAGCGCAGCGCCGAGACCAGCGAGTTCGAGGCCGATCTCTACGAGCTGATCGCGACCGACGGCGAGTTCCTCGTCGCCTCGTACCAGGCCGGCGTCTGGCGGCTGCCGCTGCAGCCCTGA
- a CDS encoding outer membrane beta-barrel protein produces MRIARWALPALLAALPLSAAAQEEKPFRIGIGGSVDVANINLVGSERVTFLPVGFSNVSVPMWFGALRIEPEFGYLATSAEETFSFEGDRESFELDTSAFRLGGGIAWSVPVEERTRIYFGPKLGVIFRSSEEKESVRFGEEEDSQTTKVTSTDFWIGAAVGGEAFLTPNFSLGIEAQLNYVDLGEPEVEFDPEPEGQQPDIEVDASLLSTHALFTARIYFL; encoded by the coding sequence ATGCGCATCGCCCGCTGGGCCCTGCCCGCCCTCCTCGCCGCCCTGCCCCTTTCCGCCGCCGCGCAGGAGGAGAAGCCGTTCCGGATCGGCATCGGCGGCAGCGTCGACGTCGCCAACATCAACCTCGTGGGCAGCGAGCGAGTCACCTTCCTGCCGGTGGGCTTCTCCAACGTGAGCGTGCCGATGTGGTTCGGCGCGCTGCGGATCGAGCCGGAGTTCGGCTACCTGGCGACCAGCGCCGAGGAGACCTTCTCCTTCGAAGGGGATCGCGAGAGCTTCGAGCTCGACACCAGCGCCTTCCGCCTCGGCGGCGGGATCGCCTGGTCGGTGCCGGTGGAGGAGCGGACGCGGATCTACTTCGGGCCGAAGCTCGGCGTGATCTTCCGTTCGAGCGAGGAGAAGGAGTCCGTCCGCTTCGGCGAGGAGGAGGACTCCCAGACGACGAAGGTCACCTCCACCGATTTCTGGATCGGCGCGGCGGTGGGCGGCGAGGCCTTCCTCACCCCGAACTTCAGCCTCGGGATCGAAGCGCAGCTCAACTACGTCGACCTGGGCGAGCCGGAGGTCGAGTTCGATCCGGAGCCGGAAGGGCAGCAGCCGGATATCGAGGTGGATGCCTCGCTCCTCAGCACCCACGCCCTCTTCACCGCGCGGATCTACTTCCTCTGA
- the argJ gene encoding bifunctional glutamate N-acetyltransferase/amino-acid acetyltransferase ArgJ, with protein MAGDVPVVQGVRWGAVEAGIRKRGGLDLGLVLCTWPAASAAVFTQCEAAAAPVLLSKARVRRGKTAAILVNAGCANACTSDGMEVAEESTAAVADVAGCKENQVLVASTGVIGQRLPAHKIVEAMPALVGDASEDGLDRFARAIMTTDTFPKVSGRSFGKATVAGCSKGAGMIMPNMATMLGFLATDAHVPPADLRLLLKAVAHDTFNAITVDGDTSTNDSLFLLATGASGVVAETGSRTFKQLEKALREVCTDLATSIARDGEGATKLIKVRVEGARHERDADAVARRIANSPLVKTAMHAADANWGRIVAAAGTAGVRFDADKLEVRIGPAVMCKRGVATAPENEVEATRHLQGREVEVLVKLGAGKAARTIWTCDFSAAYVKINAEYRT; from the coding sequence ATGGCAGGCGACGTTCCGGTGGTGCAGGGAGTTCGGTGGGGCGCGGTGGAGGCGGGGATCCGCAAGCGCGGCGGCCTCGATCTCGGCCTCGTGCTCTGCACCTGGCCCGCTGCCTCCGCGGCGGTCTTTACCCAGTGCGAGGCGGCTGCGGCGCCGGTCCTCCTCTCGAAGGCCCGGGTGCGCCGGGGCAAGACCGCCGCCATCCTCGTCAACGCCGGCTGCGCCAACGCCTGCACCTCGGACGGCATGGAGGTCGCAGAGGAGTCGACCGCTGCCGTCGCCGACGTGGCGGGCTGCAAGGAGAACCAGGTCCTCGTCGCCTCCACCGGCGTCATCGGCCAGCGCCTCCCCGCCCACAAGATCGTCGAGGCGATGCCCGCCCTGGTGGGCGACGCCAGCGAGGACGGCCTCGACCGCTTCGCCCGGGCGATCATGACCACCGACACCTTCCCCAAGGTGAGCGGGCGCTCCTTCGGAAAGGCCACGGTCGCCGGCTGCTCCAAGGGCGCCGGGATGATCATGCCGAACATGGCCACCATGCTCGGCTTCCTCGCCACCGACGCCCACGTGCCGCCGGCGGACCTGCGCCTCCTCCTCAAGGCCGTGGCCCACGACACCTTCAACGCCATCACCGTCGACGGCGACACCTCCACCAACGACTCGCTCTTCCTCCTCGCCACCGGCGCCTCCGGCGTGGTGGCGGAGACCGGCTCCCGGACCTTCAAGCAGCTGGAGAAGGCGCTGCGCGAGGTGTGCACCGATCTGGCCACCTCGATCGCCCGCGACGGCGAGGGCGCCACCAAGCTGATCAAGGTGCGGGTCGAGGGGGCCAGGCACGAGCGGGACGCCGACGCCGTGGCCCGCCGCATCGCCAACTCGCCGCTGGTGAAGACGGCGATGCACGCAGCCGACGCCAACTGGGGCCGCATCGTCGCCGCCGCCGGCACCGCAGGCGTCCGCTTCGACGCCGACAAGCTCGAGGTCCGGATCGGGCCCGCGGTGATGTGCAAGCGCGGCGTGGCCACCGCCCCCGAGAACGAGGTGGAGGCGACCCGGCACCTGCAGGGCCGGGAGGTCGAGGTCCTGGTGAAGCTCGGGGCCGGCAAGGCCGCCCGGACCATCTGGACCTGCGATTTCTCGGCGGCGTACGTGAAGATCAACGCCGAGTACCGGACCTGA
- the rpsB gene encoding 30S ribosomal protein S2 codes for MAAAAAGTTISMKALLEAGVHFGHQTRRWNPKMKPFIFGARNGIYIIDLQKTVRLARGAFRFVAEIVGRGGSVLFVGTKKQAQDVITEEAKRCNQYYVTNRWLGGTLTNFKTVKQGIDRLKTIEKMAEDGTYEKLPKKEVALLEREREKLEKNIGGIKDMTRLPSVIFVVDPKKEHLAIHEANRLGIPVVAVVDTNCDPEGIDYVIPGNDDAIRSIRLFAGKVADATLEGMARYAAHRHERGDEDTREAREGREDEGRGDRRGPRGDRGDRRGPGGGRGPGGRGPGGAGGRGPGGAGGERRGPAVEVVRRGAAPAAEATATEGGEGSSEQSE; via the coding sequence ATGGCAGCCGCTGCTGCCGGCACCACGATCAGCATGAAGGCGCTGCTCGAGGCCGGTGTGCACTTCGGCCACCAGACCCGCCGCTGGAACCCGAAGATGAAGCCCTTCATCTTCGGTGCCCGGAACGGCATCTACATCATCGACCTCCAGAAGACCGTCCGCCTCGCCCGCGGCGCCTTCCGCTTCGTCGCCGAGATTGTCGGCCGCGGCGGCAGCGTCCTCTTCGTGGGCACCAAGAAGCAGGCCCAGGACGTGATCACCGAGGAGGCGAAGCGCTGCAACCAGTACTACGTCACCAACCGGTGGCTCGGCGGCACGCTCACCAACTTCAAGACCGTCAAGCAGGGCATCGACCGCCTCAAGACCATCGAGAAGATGGCCGAGGACGGCACCTACGAGAAGCTGCCGAAGAAGGAGGTCGCCCTCCTCGAGCGCGAGCGCGAGAAGCTCGAGAAGAACATCGGCGGCATCAAGGACATGACCCGCCTTCCTTCGGTGATCTTCGTGGTCGACCCGAAGAAGGAGCACCTGGCGATCCACGAGGCGAACCGCCTCGGCATCCCGGTGGTCGCCGTCGTCGACACCAACTGCGATCCCGAGGGCATCGACTACGTCATCCCGGGCAACGACGACGCCATCCGCTCGATCCGCCTCTTCGCCGGCAAGGTCGCCGACGCCACCCTCGAGGGCATGGCGCGCTACGCCGCCCACCGCCACGAGCGCGGTGACGAGGACACCCGCGAGGCCCGCGAGGGTCGCGAGGACGAGGGTCGTGGCGACCGCCGTGGCCCCCGCGGTGACCGTGGCGACCGCCGCGGTCCCGGTGGCGGCCGTGGTCCCGGTGGCCGTGGCCCCGGTGGCGCCGGCGGCCGTGGTCCCGGCGGCGCCGGTGGCGAGCGCCGTGGCCCCGCCGTCGAGGTGGTGCGCCGTGGCGCAGCTCCCGCAGCAGAGGCGACCGCCACCGAGGGTGGCGAGGGCAGCTCCGAGCAGTCGGAGTAA
- the tsf gene encoding translation elongation factor Ts, whose product MAEVTAAAVKELREKTGAGMMDCKKALGETGGDIEKAVDWLRQKGLSAAAKKAGRAATEGAVASYIHGNGKIGVLVEVNCETDFVARNDAFQDLVKDIAMHIAAAAPVVVRREELPADMLERELDVYRGQLKEQGKPEKIWDKILEGKKDKYYSDVCLLEQAFVKDPDKKVQDLVNEAVAKIGENITIRRFARFVLGEGLEKKSEDFAAEIAKTAGLA is encoded by the coding sequence ATGGCTGAAGTTACCGCTGCTGCGGTCAAGGAGCTCCGCGAGAAGACCGGCGCGGGCATGATGGACTGCAAGAAGGCGCTCGGCGAGACGGGCGGCGACATCGAGAAGGCCGTCGACTGGCTCCGCCAGAAGGGCCTCTCCGCCGCTGCCAAGAAGGCCGGCCGCGCCGCCACCGAGGGCGCCGTCGCCAGCTACATCCACGGCAACGGCAAGATCGGCGTGCTCGTCGAGGTGAACTGCGAGACCGACTTCGTGGCGCGCAACGACGCGTTCCAGGATCTGGTCAAGGACATCGCGATGCACATCGCCGCCGCTGCGCCGGTGGTGGTCCGCCGCGAGGAGCTCCCCGCCGACATGCTCGAGCGCGAGCTCGACGTCTACCGCGGCCAGCTCAAGGAGCAGGGCAAGCCCGAGAAGATCTGGGACAAGATCCTCGAGGGCAAGAAGGACAAGTACTACTCGGACGTCTGCCTCCTCGAGCAGGCCTTCGTGAAGGATCCGGACAAGAAGGTCCAGGACCTGGTCAACGAGGCGGTCGCCAAGATCGGTGAGAACATCACCATCCGCCGCTTCGCCCGCTTCGTGCTGGGCGAGGGCCTCGAGAAGAAGTCCGAGGACTTCGCCGCCGAGATCGCCAAGACCGCCGGCCTCGCGTAA
- the pyrH gene encoding UMP kinase — protein sequence MAEPKYKRILLKLSGEALMGEGKYGIDTNTLSQIASEVKEVIELGVEVALVIGGGNIFRGVSGAAKGMDRSSADYMGMLATVINSLALQDALEKIDVSTRVQSAIEMRQVAEPYIRRRASRHLEKHRVVIFAAGTGNPFFTTDTAAALRAMEIRADVMLKATKVDGVYTADPMKDKSARRYATLSYMDVLQKELKVMDATAVSLCMDNDMPLVVFDLTSPGNVLRVVKGEDVGTLVGKIPTNIA from the coding sequence ATGGCCGAGCCGAAGTACAAGCGCATCCTCCTCAAGCTCTCGGGCGAAGCGTTGATGGGGGAGGGCAAGTACGGCATCGACACCAACACGCTCTCCCAGATCGCTTCCGAGGTGAAGGAAGTGATCGAGCTCGGCGTCGAGGTCGCCCTCGTCATCGGCGGCGGCAACATCTTCCGCGGCGTCTCCGGCGCAGCCAAGGGCATGGACCGCTCCAGCGCCGACTACATGGGCATGCTGGCCACGGTCATCAACTCCCTGGCGCTCCAGGACGCCCTCGAGAAGATCGACGTGAGCACCCGGGTGCAGTCGGCGATCGAGATGCGCCAGGTGGCCGAGCCCTACATCCGCCGCCGCGCCAGCCGCCACCTCGAGAAGCACCGGGTGGTGATCTTCGCCGCCGGCACCGGCAACCCCTTCTTCACCACCGACACCGCAGCCGCGCTGCGTGCGATGGAGATCCGCGCCGACGTGATGCTCAAGGCCACCAAGGTCGACGGTGTCTACACGGCCGATCCCATGAAGGACAAGAGCGCGCGGCGCTACGCCACCTTGAGCTACATGGACGTGCTCCAGAAGGAGCTCAAGGTGATGGACGCCACCGCGGTGTCGCTCTGCATGGACAACGACATGCCGCTCGTCGTCTTCGACCTCACCAGCCCCGGCAACGTGCTGCGTGTGGTCAAGGGCGAGGACGTCGGCACGCTCGTGGGCAAGATCCCCACGAACATCGCTTGA
- the frr gene encoding ribosome recycling factor, with product MADVINDFKGRVEKTLDDLRRELSKIRTGRANAAMLDGVQVESYGAKMPLNAAATVSVPDARTIVIKPYDKSQIPAIEKGINEAQIGITPQNDGTVIRLPVPPLTEERRKEIAKQVKTKGEEHKVAVRNLRRDANESVKGQTKNGEISEDDEKRLLDQVQKETDGGIAKIDEIVAKKQKEVMEI from the coding sequence ATGGCGGACGTGATCAACGACTTCAAGGGCCGGGTCGAGAAGACCCTCGACGACCTCCGGCGCGAGCTCTCCAAGATCCGCACCGGTCGCGCCAACGCGGCGATGCTCGACGGCGTGCAGGTCGAGTCCTACGGCGCGAAGATGCCCCTCAACGCCGCTGCCACGGTGAGCGTCCCCGACGCCCGCACCATCGTGATCAAGCCCTATGACAAGTCGCAGATCCCTGCGATCGAGAAGGGGATCAACGAGGCGCAGATCGGCATCACCCCGCAGAACGACGGCACGGTGATCCGCCTGCCGGTGCCTCCCCTCACCGAGGAGCGCCGCAAGGAGATCGCCAAGCAGGTGAAGACCAAGGGCGAGGAGCACAAGGTCGCCGTCCGCAACCTGCGCCGCGACGCCAACGAGTCGGTCAAGGGCCAGACCAAGAACGGCGAGATCTCCGAGGACGACGAGAAGCGCCTTCTCGATCAGGTCCAGAAGGAGACCGACGGCGGCATCGCGAAGATCGACGAGATCGTCGCCAAGAAGCAGAAGGAGGTCATGGAGATCTGA